From Balaenoptera acutorostrata chromosome 8, mBalAcu1.1, whole genome shotgun sequence, the proteins below share one genomic window:
- the NIFK gene encoding MKI67 FHA domain-interacting nucleolar phosphoprotein: protein MAAFTGPAKPLLSLNPQEDTKFKKEVAQVRRRANKQQEKQKLTPGVIYVGHLPPSLYETQIRAYFSQFGTVTRFRLSRSTKTGNSKGYGFVEFESEDVAKIAAETMNNYLFGERLLKCHFIPPEKVHEKLFREWHMPFKRPSYPAVKRYNQNRTLLQKLRMEERFKKKEKSLRKRLAKKGIDYNFPSLVLHKNEENASNTGPRNSRKHQALRKKKKKEALVTPNTPEKTVDSQGPTPVCTPTFLEKRKSEVAKMNDDDKDNEIVFKQPISGVKEETKDTQTPTSSRKKRRKKSNQ from the exons ATGGCGGCCTTCACTGGCCCGGCCAAGCCGCTCCTGTCCCTAAACCCGCAGGAGGATACCAAGTTTAAGAAGGAGGTGGCGCAGGTTCGCCGGCGCGCAAACAAG CAACAGGAGAAACAAAAACTTACTCCTGGAGTGATCTATGTGGGCCATTTACCTCCGTCGCTTTATGAAACCCAGATCCGAGCATATTTCTCCCAGTTTGGCACTGTTACAAGATTCAGACTGTCCAGGAGTACCAAG ACTGGAAATAGCAAAGGCTATGGTTTTGTGGAGTTTGAATCTGAAGATGTTGCCAAAATAGCTGCTGAAACGATGAACAACTACCTTTTTGGCGAAAGACTCTTGAAGT gtcATTTTATACCACctgaaaaagtacatgaaaaactTTTTAGAGAGTGGCATATGCCATTTAAAAGGCCATCATATCCAGCAGTGAAACGGTATAATCAGAATCGGACACTTCTTCAAAAGCTACGGATGGAAGAGCGatttaaaaagaaggagaaatcaCTCAGGAAGAGATTGGCTAAGAAGGGAATTGATTATAACTTCCCTTCACTG GTCTtacataaaaatgaggaaaatgcttCAAACACTGGTCCTCGAAATTCCAGAAAGCACCAG gCTTTacgtaagaagaagaaaaaagaggcttTGGTCACTCCTAACACTCCTGAGAAGACTGTGGATAGCCAG GGCCCCACGCCGGTTTGTACACCAACATTTTTGGAGAAACGAAAATCTGAAGTGGCTAAAATgaatgatgatgataaagataATGAGATAGTTTTCAAACAGCCCATATCTGgtgtaaaagaagaaacaaaagacacTCAGACGCCTACAAGCTCAAGGAAAAAAAGACGAAAAAAAAGCAACCAGTAA